A stretch of Prunus dulcis chromosome 6, ALMONDv2, whole genome shotgun sequence DNA encodes these proteins:
- the LOC117633275 gene encoding E3 SUMO-protein ligase SIZ1 isoform X5, which translates to MQISGAPDLASKGQCISDSSNVKIKGEIEDPFQSDIKVRCLCGRLLETESMIKCEDPRCQVWQHMSCVIIPEKPVEGNLPVPELFYCEMCRLSRADPFWVSIQHPLHPVKLNATNSPTDGSNPVQTVEKTFHLTRADKDLLSKQEYDVQAWCMLLNDKVAFRMQWPQYADLQVNGMPVRAINRPGSQLLGANGRDDGPIITPYTKDGINKISLTGCDARMFCLGVRIVKRRTLQQVLNVIPKESDGERFEDALARVCRCVGGGTAMDNDDSDSDLEVVADSFTVNLRCPMSGSRMKVAGRFKPCLHMGCFDLEVFVEMNQRSRKWQCPICLKNYALENVIIDPYFNRITSKMRYCGEDVAEIEVKPDGSWRVKTKSESDRRDLGELGRWYLPDSTLAPTDEEIIPKTEVLKQVKQEGVSEGHTGLKLGMRKNRNGVWEFSKPEDMNTSSDNRLQVPFGDHEVKVIPMSSSATGSGRDGEDASVNQDGGGNFDFSTNNGIEMDSFSLNVDSVYGFSGQNPSATVGDAEVIVLSDSDDDIMPSGTIYRSERNDTGGINFPVAPSGIADSYGEDPTLGTGGNPCLGLFNGNDDDFIPLWPPLAPGTQSGPGFQLFSSEADVPDTLVGLPHGSINCSTSMNGYTLASETAMGSATLVPDSSVGRSNADMNDGLVDNPLAFAGDDPSLQIFLPTRPSDASVHSDLRDQADMSNGVPTDDWISLRLGGDASGINGAPATPNGLNSRMQMPSRDGAMDSLADTASLLLGMNDGSRSDKTSRQRSNSPFSFPRQKRSVRPRLYLSIDSDSE; encoded by the exons ATGCAGATTTCTGGGGCCCCTGATTTAGCATCAAAGGGACAATGCATCTCTGACAGCAGTAATGTGAAAATAAAAGGTGAAATTGAGGATCCCTTTCAGTCAGATATAAAGGTTCGCTGTCTCTGTGGGCGTTTATTAGAAACAGAGTCAATGATCAAG TGTGAAGATCCAAGATGCCAAGTGTGGCAACACATGAGTTGTGTTATTATTCCAGAGAAACCTGTGGAAGGCAATCTACCAGTTCCCGAATTATTTTATTGTGAAATGTGTCGACTAAGTCGGGCTGATCC GTTTTGGGTAAGTATTCAACATCCTTTACATCCTGTGAAGTTGAATGCTACAAATAGTCCAACTGATGG TTCAAACCCAGTCCAAACTGTGGAGAAAACATTTCACCTCACCAGGGCAGACAAAGACTTATTGTCTAAACAAGAATATGATGTCCAG GCTTGGTGTATGCTTCTAAATGACAAAGTTGCATTCAGGATGCAATGGCCGCAATATGCAGATCTACAGGTCAATG GTATGCCTGTTCGTGCAATTAATAGACCTGGCTCGCAACTTCTCGGAGCTAATGGTCGTGATGATGGTCCAATT ATCACACCATACACGAAAGACGGAATTAATAAGATTTCCTTAACAGGATGTGATGCCCGTATGTTCTGCTTAGGGGTTCGTATTGTGAAGAGACGCACTTTGCAACAG gtTCTCAATGTGATTCCCAAGGAGTCTGATGGTGAGCGTTTTGAAGATGCTCTTGCTCGTGTGTGTCGTTGCGTTGGTGGCGGGACTGCAATGGATAACGATGATAGTGACAGTGATTTGGAAGTTGTTGCAGATTCTTTTACTGTCAATCTGCGTTGTCCG ATGAGTGGTTCAAGAATGAAGGTTGCTGGGAGATTCAAGCCCTGCCTTCACATGGGCTGTTTTGATCTTGAAGTGTTTGTGGAAATGAATCAACGGTCAAGGAAG TGGCAATGCCCGATTTGTCTTAAGAACTATGCACTGGAGAATGTCATTATTGATCCATATTTTAATCGTATCACGTCAAAG ATGAGGTATTGTGGAGAAGATGTAGCAGAGATTGAGGTGAAGCCTGATGGTTCTTGGCGAGTGAAGACTAAAAGTGAAAGTGATCGTAGGGATCTTGGGGAACTTGGGCGGTGGTACCTTCCTGATAGTACACTTGCCCCAACAGATGAAGAAATTATCCCAAAAACTGAAGTTTTGAAGCAGGTCAAACAGGAAGGTGTTTCAGAAGGTCATACTGGTTTGAAACTAGGAATGAGGAAGAATCGCAATGGTGTTTGGGAATTCAGCAAACCTGAAGATATGAACACCTCTTCAGATAATAGATTACAAGTGCCATTTGGAGACCACGAGGTAAAAGTTATCCCAATGAGTAGCAGTGCCACCGGAAGTGGTAGGGATGGTGAAGATGCAAGTGTAAATCAGGATGGTGGTGGGAACTTTGATTTCTCTACTAACAATGGAATTGAGATGGATTCCTTTTCTCTAAATGTTGATTCTGTGTATGGATTTTCTGGACAAAATCCTTCTGCAACTGTAGGAGATGCAGAAGTTATTGTCCTAAGTGATTCCGATGACGACATAATGCCCTCTGGAACCATCTACAGGAGTGAGAGAAATGATACTGGTGGGATTAATTTTCCTGTGGCCCCTTCTGGAATTGCTGATTCATATGGTGAAGATCCCACGCTTGGGACTGGTGGGAATCCATGCTTGGGTCTTTTTAATGGCAACGATGATGATTTTATTCCTCTCTGGCCACCATTAGCTCCCGGAACTCAATCAGGCCCTGGGTTTCAATTATTTAGTTCTGAGGCAGATGTACCAGATACCCTAGTTGGTCTGCCTCATGGTTCCATCAATTGTTCCACATCTATGAATGGATACACCTTGGCTTCAGAAACTGCCATGGGATCTGCTACCCTAGTACCTGATTCTTCTGTTGGTCGTTCAAATGCTGACATGAATGATGGCTTAGTTGATAATCCATTGGCTTTTGCTGGTGATGATCCCTCTCTTCAAATATTTCTTCCCACAAGACCATCAGATGCATCAGTGCATTCTGATTTGAGAGATCAGGCTGATATGTCAAATGGTGTCCCTACTGATGATTGGATTTCTCTGAGGCTTGGGGGTGATGCCAGTGGCATTAATGGTGCGCCTGCAACTCCAAATGGATTAAATTCGAGAATGCAAATGCCATCCAGAGATGGTGCCATGGATTCTTTGGCTGACACAG CTTCTTTGCTTCTCGGTATGAATGACGGTAGCAGATCTGACAAGACAAGTAGGCAGAGATCAAATAGTCCTTTCTCATTTCCTCGCCAAAAACGTTCTGTCAGGCCGCGGTTGTATCTTTCTATTGACTCGGACTCTGAATAG